One Phoenix dactylifera cultivar Barhee BC4 unplaced genomic scaffold, palm_55x_up_171113_PBpolish2nd_filt_p 000298F, whole genome shotgun sequence DNA window includes the following coding sequences:
- the LOC103722896 gene encoding beta-galactosidase 11-like produces the protein MARSPESVVRFLCILCLLFSLSVAAAKPRRPRKANVSGVTYDGRSLKIDGRRELFFSGSIHYPRSTPEMWPDLIQKAKLGGLNVIQTYVFWNIHEPVQGHFNFSGRYDLVRFIKLIHKNKMYVTLRLGPFIQAEWNHGGFPYWMKEIPNVIFRTDNEPFKHHMQNFVTKIMEMMKSEKLFYPQGGPIILAQIENEYNMVEDAYREGGSRYVQWAANLALGFNAGIPWVMCKQKNAPGPVINACNGRNCGDTFTGPNSPTKPNLWTENWTAQYRVFGDPPSQRSAEDIAYSVARFFSKNGTLVNYYMYHGGTNFGREGASYVMTRYYDEAPLDEYGLLKEPKFGHLRELHQALRLSRKGLLWGVPSVQPLGPGYEATLFESPESKICVAFLTNTNPRVDGTVKFRGVNYFLPHRSISILPDCKTVVFNTQRVNAQHNARTFNTADVTGKNDKWYMFQERIPKFRDSGIVTSKPLELYNMTKDVTDYMWYTTRFRLEDEDLPMRHDIRPVLLVSSLGHAMHAFVNGIYIGSGNGAKLEKSFVFQKPMELKQGVNHISILGLTTGFPDNGAYLEHRLAGIHTAAVQGLNIGTLDLSGNKWGHEVGMKGEKLGIYTEEGSKKVKWTEAKSGQPVTWYKRYFDMPRGNDPVALDMTGMGKGLAWVNGNCIGRYWVSYLSPLGKPSQSVYHVPRGWLKPKDNLLVIFEEHGGNPEGLLIVTVKRDNICTVVTELHPPAIESFSREDNEIKTLVQDTKPRAHLKCDNRKVIRSIAFASFGNPTGACGNFTVGTCHSLQTASIVEKACLGKNSCVLPVSAQEYGADPACPGTTNTLAVQAKCARQKKDDKD, from the exons ATGGCGAGGTCGCCGGAAAGCGTCGTCCGGTTCCTCTGCATTCTATGTCTTCTATTCTCCCTCTCTGTGGCCGCTGCCAAACCCCGCCGGCCTCGCAAGGCCAACGTCTCGGGAGTGACCTACGATGGCCGATCTCTCAAGATCGATGGAAGGAGAGAGCTTTTCTTCTCCGGCTCCATCCATTACCCACGCAGCACCCCCGAG ATGTGGCCGGATCTCATCCAGAAGGCGAAGCTCGGCGGGCTGAACGTGATCCAAACTTACGTGTTCTGGAACATCCATGAGCCCGTTCAGGGCCAT TTCAATTTCTCCGGGAGGTATGACTTGGTGAGATTCATCAAGCTGATCCACAAGAACAAAATGTATGTGACCCTCAGACTTGGTCCCTTCATACAAGCAGAATGGAATCATGG AGGGTTCCCATACTGGATGAAAGAGATCCCCAACGTTATCTTCCGAACCGACAATGAACCCTTCAAG CATCATATGCAGAATTTTGTAACAAAAATCATGGAAATGATGAAGAGTGAGAAGCTATTTTACCCCCAGGGAGGCCCCATTATTCTAGCACAG ATTGAGAACGAATACAACATGGTGGAAGATGCATACAGAGAAGGTGGGTCGAGATATGTTCAGTGGGCAGCCAATTTGGCTCTTGGGTTCAATGCCGGAATACCATGGGTGATGTGCAAGCAAAAGAATGCTCCCGGTCCAGTG ATCAACGCATGCAATGGAAGGAACTGTGGAGATACTTTCACAGGCCCCAACAGTCCGACCAAGCCTAACCTCTGGACTGAGAACTGGACTGCTCA GTACAGAGTATTTGGTGACCCACCATCTCAAAGATCGGCTGAGGATATTGCATACTCTGTTGCACGCTTCTTCTCAAAGAATGGCACACTTGTAAACTACTACATG TACCATGGAGGAACCAATTTTGGAAGAGAAGGTGCTTCGTACGTGATGACTCGATACTATGATGAAGCTCCTCTTGATGAATATG GTCTGCTCAAGGAGCCTAAGTTTGGACACCTGAGGGAACTGCATCAAGCATTGAGATTGAGCAGGAAAGGTTTGCTTTGGGGGGTCCCCTCTGTCCAACCCTTGGGTCCAGGTTATGAG GCGACGTTGTTCGAGTCTCCTGAGAGCAAGATCTGTGTTGCTTTCTTAACCAACACCAACCCAAGAGTAGATGGGACAGTGAAATTCAGAGGTGTAAACTATTTCCTGCCTCACCGTTCCATCAGTATCCTTCCAGATTGTAAGACCGTAGTCTTCAACACTCAGAGG GTGAATGCTCAACACAACGCAAGGACATTCAATACGGCAGATGTAACCGGCAAGAATGACAAATGGTATATGTTCCAGGAACGTATACCAAAATTCCGTGATAGCGGTATTGTTACATCAAAGCCCTTGGAACTGTATAACATGACCAAGGATGTCACAGATTATATGTGGTATACTACCAG GTTTAGATTGGAGGATGAGGACTTGCCCATGCGTCATGACATCCGCCCTGTTCTCCTAGTGTCAAGCCTTGGCCATGCAATGCATGCCTTTGTCAATGGCATTTACATAG GATCTGGAAATGGTGCGAAACTCGAAAAGAGTTTTGTCTTCCAGAAGCCCATGGAACTGAAACAAGGAGTCAATCACATTTCCATCTTGGGCTTGACAACTGGATTTCCG GATAATGGAGCATACTTGGAGCACAGACTTGCGGGCATTCACACCGCTGCCGTCCAAGGTCTCAACATTGGGACTTTGGATTTATCGGGCAATAAGTGGGGGCATGAG GTTGGAATGAAAGGAGAGAAGTTGGGCATCTACACTGAGGAGGGATCCAAGAAGGTTAAGTGGACCGAGGCTAAGAGTGGCCAGCCAGTGACATGGTACAAG AGATATTTTGATATGCCTAGAGGAAACGATCCGGTTGCCCTAGATATGACAGGCATGGGGAAAGGACTTGCATGGGTCAATGGCAACTGCATCGGTCGTTACTGGGTATCCTACCTCAGTCCCCTTGGAAAGCCTTCTCAGTCAGT GTACCACGTCCCACGTGGATGGTTGAAGCCGAAAGACAACCTCTTGGTCATCTTTGAGGAGCATGGAGGGAATCCAGAGGGATTGCTGATCGTGACTGTGAAGAGGGACAACATCTGCACCGTTGTCACCGAGTTGCATCCTCCTGCCATCGAGTCATTCTCGAGGGAGGACAATGAGATCAAGACCTTAGTCCAAGATACTAAACCAAGAGCTCACTTGAAGTGTGACAACAGGAAGGTCATCCGCTCCATTGCCTTCGCTAGCTTTGGGAACCCCACAGGCGCGTGCGGCAACTTCACTGTGGGAACTTGTCACTCTCTGCAGACAGCAAGCATTGTCGAGAAG